Proteins encoded in a region of the Streptomyces akebiae genome:
- a CDS encoding DNA gyrase/topoisomerase IV subunit A, with the protein MARRSTKTPPPDDAFEERILDIDVVDEMQGSFLEYAYSVIYSRALPDARDGLKPVHRRIVYQMNEMGLRPDRGYVKCARVVGEVMGKLHPHGDSSIYDALVRLAQPFSMRLPLVDGHGNFGSLGNDDPPAAMRYTECRMADATSLMTESIDENTVDFAPNYDGQEQEPVALPAAFPNLLVNGASGIAVGMATNMPPHNLSEVIAAARHLIRHPNADLDTLMKHVPGPDLPTGGRIVGLSGIKDAYATGRGTFKIRATVSVDNVTARRKGLIVTELPFTVGPEKVIAKIKDLVGAKKLQGIADVKDLTDRAHGLRLVIEIKNGFVPEAVLEQLYKLTPMEESFGINNVALVDGQPLTLGLKELLEVYLDHRFEVVRRRSEFRRGKKRDRLHLVEGLLTALVDIDEVIRLIRSSDNSAQAKERLIERFSLSDIQTQYILDTPLRRLTRFDRIELESEKDRLNAEITELTRILESDAELRKLVSGELAAVAKKFGTERRTVLLESSGSPVAAVPLQVADDPCRVLLSSTGLLARTANGEPFAADADAKRVKHDVIVSAVPATARGEVGAVTSTGRLLRLNVVDLPQLPDTAAAPNLSGGAPLAEFLSLQDGETAICLMTLDESSPGLAIGTEQGVVKRVVPDYPSNKEELEVITLKEGDRIVGAVELRTGEEDLVFITDDAQLLRYQAAQVRPQGRPAGGMTGIKLTEGAKVISFTAVDPAVDAVVFTVAGSRGTLDDSVQTTAKLTPFDQYPRKGRATGGVRCQRFLKGEDCLSVAWAGPAPARAAQKNGMPADLPEMDPRRDGSGVSLGKTVSSVAGPV; encoded by the coding sequence ATGGCCCGCCGCAGCACGAAGACCCCGCCGCCCGACGACGCGTTCGAGGAGCGGATCCTCGACATCGACGTCGTCGACGAGATGCAGGGCTCCTTCCTGGAGTACGCGTACTCGGTCATCTACTCCCGAGCCCTGCCGGACGCCCGTGACGGTCTGAAGCCGGTACACCGCCGGATCGTCTACCAGATGAACGAGATGGGCCTGCGCCCCGACCGCGGCTATGTGAAGTGTGCCCGCGTCGTCGGCGAGGTCATGGGTAAGTTGCACCCGCACGGCGACTCGTCGATCTACGACGCCCTGGTGCGCCTCGCCCAGCCCTTCTCCATGCGGCTCCCCCTGGTCGACGGCCACGGCAACTTCGGCTCGCTGGGCAACGACGACCCGCCGGCCGCCATGCGGTACACCGAGTGCCGGATGGCCGACGCGACGAGCCTGATGACGGAGTCGATCGACGAGAACACGGTCGACTTCGCGCCGAACTACGACGGCCAGGAGCAGGAGCCGGTGGCGCTGCCCGCCGCCTTCCCGAACCTGCTGGTCAACGGCGCGTCCGGCATCGCCGTCGGTATGGCGACCAACATGCCGCCGCACAACCTGAGCGAGGTCATCGCGGCCGCCCGCCACCTCATCAGGCACCCGAACGCCGACCTGGACACGCTGATGAAGCACGTCCCGGGCCCCGACCTGCCGACCGGCGGCCGGATCGTCGGCCTCTCCGGGATCAAGGACGCGTACGCCACGGGCCGCGGCACCTTCAAGATCCGCGCCACGGTGTCGGTGGACAACGTCACGGCTCGCCGCAAGGGCCTGATCGTCACGGAACTGCCGTTCACCGTCGGCCCGGAGAAGGTGATCGCCAAGATCAAGGACCTGGTCGGCGCGAAGAAGCTGCAGGGCATCGCCGACGTCAAGGACCTCACCGACCGCGCGCACGGCCTGCGCCTGGTCATCGAGATCAAGAACGGCTTCGTGCCGGAGGCCGTCCTGGAGCAGCTGTACAAGCTCACGCCGATGGAGGAGTCCTTCGGCATCAACAACGTGGCCCTGGTCGACGGCCAGCCCCTCACCCTGGGCCTCAAGGAACTGCTGGAGGTCTACCTCGACCACCGCTTCGAGGTCGTCCGGCGCCGCTCGGAGTTCCGCCGCGGCAAGAAGCGCGACCGGCTCCACCTGGTCGAGGGCCTGCTCACCGCGCTGGTGGACATCGACGAGGTCATCCGTCTGATCCGCTCCAGCGACAACTCCGCGCAGGCCAAGGAGCGCCTGATCGAGCGCTTCTCCCTGTCGGACATCCAGACGCAGTACATCCTCGACACGCCGCTGCGCCGCCTCACCCGGTTCGACCGCATCGAGCTGGAGTCCGAGAAGGACAGGCTCAACGCCGAGATCACCGAGCTGACCCGGATCCTGGAGTCGGACGCGGAGCTGCGCAAGCTGGTCTCCGGCGAACTGGCCGCAGTGGCGAAGAAGTTCGGCACCGAGCGCCGTACGGTCCTGCTGGAGTCCTCGGGCAGCCCGGTGGCGGCCGTTCCGCTCCAGGTCGCCGACGACCCGTGCCGGGTTCTGCTGTCGTCCACGGGGCTGCTGGCCCGTACGGCCAACGGGGAGCCCTTCGCGGCGGACGCGGACGCCAAGCGCGTCAAGCACGACGTCATCGTCTCCGCGGTCCCCGCGACGGCCCGGGGCGAGGTGGGCGCGGTGACCTCGACCGGCCGCCTGCTGCGCCTGAACGTGGTCGATCTGCCGCAGCTGCCGGACACGGCGGCGGCCCCCAACCTCTCGGGCGGCGCCCCGCTCGCGGAGTTCCTCTCCCTCCAGGACGGCGAGACGGCCATCTGCCTGATGACGCTCGACGAGTCGTCGCCCGGGCTGGCCATCGGCACCGAGCAGGGCGTCGTCAAGCGCGTGGTCCCCGACTACCCGTCCAACAAGGAGGAGCTGGAGGTCATCACGCTCAAGGAGGGCGACCGGATCGTCGGCGCGGTCGAGCTGCGCACCGGCGAGGAGGACCTGGTCTTCATCACGGACGACGCCCAGCTGCTGCGCTACCAGGCCGCTCAGGTCCGCCCGCAGGGCCGTCCGGCCGGTGGTATGACGGGCATCAAGCTCACCGAGGGCGCGAAGGTCATCTCCTTCACGGCCGTCGACCCGGCCGTGGACGCGGTGGTGTTCACCGTCGCCGGTTCCCGGGGCACCCTGGACGACTCCGTGCAGACCACGGCCAAGCTGACCCCGTTCGACCAGTACCCCCGCAAGGGCCGCGCCACGGGCGGTGTCCGCTGCCAGCGGTTCCTCAAGGGCGAGGACTGCCTGTCCGTCGCCTGGGCGGGACCGGCTCCGGCCCGCGCCGCGCAGAAGAACGGCATGCCGGCGGACCTCCCGGAGATGGACCCGCGCCGCGACGGCTCGGGTGTGTCCCTGGGCAAGACGGTGTCGTCGGTGGCGGGACCTGTGTGA
- a CDS encoding CobW family GTP-binding protein — MSQSSSRGLEPSPRHAPQIPVVVLAGFLGSGKTTLLNHLLHRSGGSRIGAVVNDFGAIEIDAMAVAGALGDSTVSLGNGCLCCAVDVGELDQYLERLADPAAGIDVIVIEASGLAEPQELVRMVLASENPRVVYGGLVEVVDAAEFAQTRQRHPEIDRHLALADLVVVNKLDRAEDRTGILALVRSLSDRAAVVPATYGRIDPEFLFDCRPSEERIGQLSFDDLHRHDHDGHPGAEGDDHGGHLHTGYDSVAFVSDAPIDPRRLMEFLDGRAEGLYRIKGYVDFGPYDPVNRYAVHAVGRFLRFYPEPWADGDGGGDDSRVSQLVLIGAGIDAPALTKALEACRSTKDAPHTDEHGMWGVLRYVREAEAEEPEASYDTL, encoded by the coding sequence TTGAGTCAGTCGTCGAGCCGGGGCCTGGAACCGAGTCCACGGCATGCGCCCCAGATCCCTGTGGTCGTCCTCGCCGGGTTCCTCGGATCCGGCAAGACCACCCTGCTGAATCACCTGCTCCACCGCAGCGGCGGCAGCCGTATCGGCGCCGTGGTCAACGACTTCGGCGCGATCGAGATCGACGCGATGGCCGTGGCCGGGGCGCTCGGGGATTCCACCGTGTCACTGGGCAACGGATGCCTGTGCTGTGCCGTCGACGTCGGGGAACTGGATCAGTATCTGGAGCGCCTCGCCGATCCCGCCGCCGGGATCGACGTCATCGTCATCGAGGCGAGCGGGCTCGCCGAGCCGCAGGAACTCGTGCGGATGGTGCTCGCCAGCGAGAACCCCCGGGTGGTGTACGGCGGGCTCGTCGAGGTCGTCGACGCGGCCGAGTTCGCGCAGACCCGGCAGCGGCATCCCGAGATCGACCGCCATCTCGCCCTCGCCGACCTCGTGGTCGTCAACAAGCTCGACCGGGCCGAGGACCGGACGGGAATCCTGGCGCTCGTCCGCTCGCTCAGTGACCGTGCGGCGGTCGTACCCGCGACCTACGGGCGTATCGACCCCGAGTTCCTTTTCGACTGCAGGCCCTCCGAGGAGCGCATCGGCCAGCTCTCCTTCGACGACCTGCACCGGCACGACCACGACGGGCACCCCGGGGCGGAGGGGGACGATCACGGTGGGCACCTGCACACCGGCTACGACAGCGTCGCCTTCGTCTCCGACGCGCCGATCGATCCCCGGCGGCTCATGGAGTTCCTGGACGGGAGGGCCGAGGGGCTCTACCGCATCAAGGGCTACGTGGACTTCGGGCCGTACGACCCCGTGAACCGCTACGCCGTGCACGCCGTCGGGCGGTTCCTGCGGTTCTACCCCGAGCCCTGGGCGGACGGGGACGGGGGCGGCGACGACAGCCGGGTCAGTCAGCTCGTGCTCATCGGGGCCGGAATCGACGCCCCGGCCCTGACCAAGGCGTTGGAGGCGTGCAGGAGCACGAAGGACGCCCCGCACACCGACGAGCACGGCATGTGGGGCGTCCTTCGCTACGTACGGGAGGCGGAGGCCGAGGAACCCGAGGCCTCCTACGACACCCTGTGA
- a CDS encoding DUF6082 family protein, whose translation MATQNHGARGLGPAAAAGLAFAVGALGAFVMERRISVLLRRLERLERETEQRTALTAYQRHNFDLVMKAASDPTLLPVLNAYEEELSTDRQRQYLFANLLYTHVLQGYRVGVFSRAELYGHLRGIFQSTLMRDYWAATRHHRSSLKEGSEESEIGRMVDALINDLEEASTDEWWVVGEPPAE comes from the coding sequence ATGGCCACACAGAATCATGGGGCGCGGGGACTCGGCCCCGCCGCGGCAGCGGGTCTCGCCTTCGCGGTGGGAGCGCTGGGCGCGTTCGTCATGGAGCGGCGCATCAGCGTCCTGCTCCGGCGCCTGGAAAGGCTGGAACGCGAGACGGAACAGCGCACGGCACTGACCGCCTACCAGCGGCACAACTTCGACCTGGTCATGAAGGCGGCCTCGGACCCTACCCTGCTGCCCGTACTGAACGCCTACGAAGAGGAACTGTCCACGGACCGGCAACGGCAGTACCTCTTCGCCAACCTGCTGTACACCCATGTCCTCCAGGGGTACCGGGTGGGCGTCTTCAGCCGGGCCGAGCTGTACGGGCACCTCCGCGGCATCTTCCAGAGCACCCTGATGCGGGACTACTGGGCCGCCACGCGCCACCACCGGTCAAGCCTGAAGGAGGGCTCGGAGGAATCGGAGATCGGCAGGATGGTGGACGCGTTGATCAACGACCTGGAGGAGGCGAGCACGGACGAGTGGTGGGTCGTGGGCGAACCTCCCGCCGAATGA